CCACCAGATCAAAGATGGAGGCCCTATGGTACATGACACAACCGGGCAGGCCAATCACCGGGATGTCGTTGATATAGGCCAGCATAAACATGGCCCCGGGCAGAACCGGCACCCCGTAAGTGATAATTTTTCCCCCCGCAGCCCGGACTGAGGCAGGGGTCAGGTCGTCGGGATCTACGGACATACCACCGGTAAGGGCGATCATCTGTGCGCCGTCGGCAATAAGATCCCGGATGGCGGAGACGGTCATCTCAAGATCATCAGGTACCACCCGCTTGCCCATGATACGAGACCCCAGCTCATTGAATTTTTTCTCCACCACCGGACCGAATTTATCCCGTATCCGTTCATGGAAAACCTCTGAACCTGTAACTATCATGCCTACGTCCAGGGCGGCAAATGGTTTAACCTCAATGATGGGAAAATATTGTTCACAGACCTTCTCAGCATCGGCCACCTGTTTTTCCGGTACCGTGAGAGGGATCACCCGGGTGCCGGCAATTTCCTGTCCCTCATTCACGCTGCGACAGGTGTGCAGGGATGCAAACGCGACATCCTGAACCGAATTGAGCTTTTCCAGGGCCTCAACATTTATTTTGAGCAGGCCGTG
Above is a window of uncultured Desulfobacter sp. DNA encoding:
- a CDS encoding molybdopterin-binding protein — translated: MKYYEKDKVEALPVRDAVGKVLLHDITRIVPDFFKGPLFKKGHIITEADVDALLDVGKEHIYVSGLKNEVHENEAALRIARAALGSNIDISAPKEGKVGFTSQIHGLLKINVEALEKLNSVQDVAFASLHTCRSVNEGQEIAGTRVIPLTVPEKQVADAEKVCEQYFPIIEVKPFAALDVGMIVTGSEVFHERIRDKFGPVVEKKFNELGSRIMGKRVVPDDLEMTVSAIRDLIADGAQMIALTGGMSVDPDDLTPASVRAAGGKIITYGVPVLPGAMFMLAYINDIPVIGLPGCVMYHRASIFDLVVPRVLAGETVEKKDIIKMGHGGFCSNCSDCRYPDCGFGK